A stretch of Phalacrocorax carbo chromosome 32, bPhaCar2.1, whole genome shotgun sequence DNA encodes these proteins:
- the SCYL1 gene encoding N-terminal kinase-like protein isoform X3, with protein MWLFSRDPVRDFPFELGSPDADPAPAPAPAPAPLWRLLRGRRKADGAPVSVFAHSLGTGDAAATPLARAALRRLRSLRHPNILSYLDSLETEQCLYLVTEAVTPLRRHLRLQPPTGDLGEQEVAWGLHQLLTALSFLGGSGLVHHALGLDAVFVDPGGDWKLGGLERVAATSEGVPPRPPGVTPQPQDPPELSDPSRGQGEPWAGDMWRLGCLIWEVFNGPLPRPGALRSFGKLPAGLVPPFCELVAAEPSARPGPEQLLQRLQRPGAFLDCPLVHTGLFLEQFQVRDPSERRSFLQELSGRLDALPGAFRRHKLLPRLLAALEFGGADASALPPLLKVAKALDPPEYQARIVPVIVRLFSSPDRALRMQLLQQLEDYVEFLPEATVDAQIFPHVAHGFLDTNPAIREQTVKSMVLLAPKLGEGRRGQDLPRLLLRVQVGDALGPLRCNATLCLGRLGPLLPAQTRQRVLAPALARATRDPFAPARAAAVAAFAATHGCYSPRECAGRVLPALCGLTVDPHPGVRQQAFRAIRSFLDELEAAAEAKGAPEGEPPSAATAPGGPGGGSGGLGAAVSWAVTGVTSLTARLMGTEAGPPPQAPLQTPAEGPPAPPKEPPPEEPPLEDPPLEDPDGWDDDWGSLEDMELPRSPPASSQEDGRPPPQPPTPAPPDPPPTAPPPTAPPPAGEGEEGEGEWGVGGEWGTEDAWEALPSQQGPPHDPRVPPMTPVRPPGPPHDPRVPPMTPVCPP; from the exons atGTGGCTCTTCTCCCGGGACCCGGTGCGGGATTTCCCCTTCGAGCTGGGCTCGCCCGACGCGgacccggccccggccccggccccggccccggccccgctctgGCGGCTGCTGCGGGGGCGGCGGAAG GCGGACGGGGCGCCGGTGTCGGTCTTCGCCCACAGCCTGGGGACGGGGGACGCGGCTGCCACCCCCCTGGCCCGGGCAGCCCTGCGGCGCCTGCGCAGCCTGCGGCACCCCAACATCCTCAGCTACCTCGACAGCCTGGAG ACAGAGCAGTGCCTGTACCTGGTGACGGAGGCGGTGACGCCGCTGCGGCGGCACCTGCGGCTGCAGCCCCCGACGGGCGacctgggggagcaggaggtggcCTGGGGGCTGCACCAGCTCCTG ACGGCGCTGTCCTTCCTGGGGGGCTCGGGGCTGGTGCACCACGCGCTGGGGCTCGACGCCGTCTTCGTCGACCCGGGGGGCGACTGGAAGCTGGGGGGGCTCGAGCGGGTGGCGGCCACCAGCGAGGGggtccccccccggccccccggcgtgaccccccagccccaggacccccccgAGCTCAGCGACCCCTCGCGAGGGCAGGGTGAGCCCTG ggcgggggACATGTGGCGCCTGGGCTGCCTCATCTGGGAGGTCTTCAACGGgcccctcccccggcccggggccCTGCGCAGCTTCGGCAAG ctgccGGCGGGGCTGGTCCCCCCCTTCTGTGAGCTGGTGGCCGCGGAGCCGTCGGcgcggccggggccggagcagctcctgcagcgCCTGCAGCGCCCGGGGGCCTTCCTCGACTGCCCCCTCGTCCACACCGGCCTCTTCCTCGAGCAGTTCCAG GTGCGGGACCCCTCGGAGCGCCGGAGCTTCCTGCAGGAGCTGAGCGGCCGCCTCGACGCCCTCCCCGGCGCCTTCCGCCGCCACAAGCTGCTGCCGCGGCTGCTGGCGGCCCTCGAGTTCGGGGGCGCCGACGCCAGCGCCCTGCCGCCCCTCCTCAAG GTGGCGAAGGCGCTGGACCCCCCCGAGTACCAGGCGCGGATCGTCCCCGTCATCGTCCGCCTCTTCTCCTCCCCGGACCGGGCGCTGCgcatgcagctgctgcagcag CTCGAGGACTACGTGGAGTTCCTGCCCGAGGCGACGGTGGACGCCCAGATCTTCCCCCACGTCGCCCACGGGTTCCTCGACACCAACCCCGCCATCCGCGAGCAGACCGTCAAG TCGATGGTGCTGCTGGCACCCAAGCTGGGGGAGGGGCGCCGGGGGCAGGACCTGCcgcggctgctgctgcgggtGCAGGTGGGCGACGCGCTGGGACCCCTGCGCTGCAACGCCACCCTCTGCCTGGGGCGCCTGGGCCCCCTCCTGCCCGCCCAG ACCCGGCAGCGGGTGCTGGCCCCCGCCCTGGCGCGGGCGACGCGGGACCCCTTCGCCCCGGCGCGGGCGGCCGCCGTCGCCGCCTTCGCCGCCACCCATGGGTGCTACTCGCCGCGGGAGTGCGCGGGGAGGGTCCTGCCCGCCCTCTGCGGGCTCACCGTGGACCCCCACCCCGGCGTGCGGCAGCAG GCTTTCCGGGCGATCCGCAGCTTCCTGGAtgagctggaggcagctgccGAAGCCAAGGGGGCTCCAGAGGGGG agccccccagcgCCGCCACCGCCCCAGGGGGTCCGGGCGGGGGttcgggggggctgggggccgccGTGTCCTGGGCTGTCACTGGCGTCACCTCCCTGACGGCACGACTGATGGGGACAGaggccgggccccccccccaggcccccctgCAGACCCCTGCCGAggggcccccagcccccccaaaag AGCCTCCCCCCGAGGAGCCCCCCCTGGAGGACCCCCCCCTGGAGGACCCCGATGGGTGGGACGACGACTGGGGCAGCCTGGAG GACATGGAGCTGCCCCGGAGCCCCCCCGCGAGCAGCCAAGAGGACGGAAGgccccccccacagccccccacccctgccccaccagacccaccccccactgcccctccccccactgcccctcccCCTGCCGGGGAGGGcgaggaaggggagggggagtggggggtggggggggagtggggcACCGAGGACGCCTGGGAGGCGCTGCCCAGCCAGCAGG ggcccccccatgacccccgtgtgccccccatgacccccgtgcgccccccagggcccccccatgacccccgtgtgccccccatgacccccgtgtgccccccatga
- the SCYL1 gene encoding N-terminal kinase-like protein isoform X1 — MWLFSRDPVRDFPFELGSPDADPAPAPAPAPAPLWRLLRGRRKADGAPVSVFAHSLGTGDAAATPLARAALRRLRSLRHPNILSYLDSLETEQCLYLVTEAVTPLRRHLRLQPPTGDLGEQEVAWGLHQLLTALSFLGGSGLVHHALGLDAVFVDPGGDWKLGGLERVAATSEGVPPRPPGVTPQPQDPPELSDPSRGQGEPWAGDMWRLGCLIWEVFNGPLPRPGALRSFGKLPAGLVPPFCELVAAEPSARPGPEQLLQRLQRPGAFLDCPLVHTGLFLEQFQVRDPSERRSFLQELSGRLDALPGAFRRHKLLPRLLAALEFGGADASALPPLLKVAKALDPPEYQARIVPVIVRLFSSPDRALRMQLLQQLEDYVEFLPEATVDAQIFPHVAHGFLDTNPAIREQTVKSMVLLAPKLGEGRRGQDLPRLLLRVQVGDALGPLRCNATLCLGRLGPLLPAQTRQRVLAPALARATRDPFAPARAAAVAAFAATHGCYSPRECAGRVLPALCGLTVDPHPGVRQQAFRAIRSFLDELEAAAEAKGAPEGEPPSAATAPGGPGGGSGGLGAAVSWAVTGVTSLTARLMGTEAGPPPQAPLQTPAEGPPAPPKEPPPEEPPLEDPPLEDPDGWDDDWGSLEDMELPRSPPASSQEDGRPPPQPPTPAPPDPPPTAPPPTAPPPAGEGEEGEGEWGVGGEWGTEDAWEALPSQQGPPHDPRAPPMTPVRPPGPPHDPRAPPMTPVRPPGPPHDPRAPPHDPRAPPRAPP, encoded by the exons atGTGGCTCTTCTCCCGGGACCCGGTGCGGGATTTCCCCTTCGAGCTGGGCTCGCCCGACGCGgacccggccccggccccggccccggccccggccccgctctgGCGGCTGCTGCGGGGGCGGCGGAAG GCGGACGGGGCGCCGGTGTCGGTCTTCGCCCACAGCCTGGGGACGGGGGACGCGGCTGCCACCCCCCTGGCCCGGGCAGCCCTGCGGCGCCTGCGCAGCCTGCGGCACCCCAACATCCTCAGCTACCTCGACAGCCTGGAG ACAGAGCAGTGCCTGTACCTGGTGACGGAGGCGGTGACGCCGCTGCGGCGGCACCTGCGGCTGCAGCCCCCGACGGGCGacctgggggagcaggaggtggcCTGGGGGCTGCACCAGCTCCTG ACGGCGCTGTCCTTCCTGGGGGGCTCGGGGCTGGTGCACCACGCGCTGGGGCTCGACGCCGTCTTCGTCGACCCGGGGGGCGACTGGAAGCTGGGGGGGCTCGAGCGGGTGGCGGCCACCAGCGAGGGggtccccccccggccccccggcgtgaccccccagccccaggacccccccgAGCTCAGCGACCCCTCGCGAGGGCAGGGTGAGCCCTG ggcgggggACATGTGGCGCCTGGGCTGCCTCATCTGGGAGGTCTTCAACGGgcccctcccccggcccggggccCTGCGCAGCTTCGGCAAG ctgccGGCGGGGCTGGTCCCCCCCTTCTGTGAGCTGGTGGCCGCGGAGCCGTCGGcgcggccggggccggagcagctcctgcagcgCCTGCAGCGCCCGGGGGCCTTCCTCGACTGCCCCCTCGTCCACACCGGCCTCTTCCTCGAGCAGTTCCAG GTGCGGGACCCCTCGGAGCGCCGGAGCTTCCTGCAGGAGCTGAGCGGCCGCCTCGACGCCCTCCCCGGCGCCTTCCGCCGCCACAAGCTGCTGCCGCGGCTGCTGGCGGCCCTCGAGTTCGGGGGCGCCGACGCCAGCGCCCTGCCGCCCCTCCTCAAG GTGGCGAAGGCGCTGGACCCCCCCGAGTACCAGGCGCGGATCGTCCCCGTCATCGTCCGCCTCTTCTCCTCCCCGGACCGGGCGCTGCgcatgcagctgctgcagcag CTCGAGGACTACGTGGAGTTCCTGCCCGAGGCGACGGTGGACGCCCAGATCTTCCCCCACGTCGCCCACGGGTTCCTCGACACCAACCCCGCCATCCGCGAGCAGACCGTCAAG TCGATGGTGCTGCTGGCACCCAAGCTGGGGGAGGGGCGCCGGGGGCAGGACCTGCcgcggctgctgctgcgggtGCAGGTGGGCGACGCGCTGGGACCCCTGCGCTGCAACGCCACCCTCTGCCTGGGGCGCCTGGGCCCCCTCCTGCCCGCCCAG ACCCGGCAGCGGGTGCTGGCCCCCGCCCTGGCGCGGGCGACGCGGGACCCCTTCGCCCCGGCGCGGGCGGCCGCCGTCGCCGCCTTCGCCGCCACCCATGGGTGCTACTCGCCGCGGGAGTGCGCGGGGAGGGTCCTGCCCGCCCTCTGCGGGCTCACCGTGGACCCCCACCCCGGCGTGCGGCAGCAG GCTTTCCGGGCGATCCGCAGCTTCCTGGAtgagctggaggcagctgccGAAGCCAAGGGGGCTCCAGAGGGGG agccccccagcgCCGCCACCGCCCCAGGGGGTCCGGGCGGGGGttcgggggggctgggggccgccGTGTCCTGGGCTGTCACTGGCGTCACCTCCCTGACGGCACGACTGATGGGGACAGaggccgggccccccccccaggcccccctgCAGACCCCTGCCGAggggcccccagcccccccaaaag AGCCTCCCCCCGAGGAGCCCCCCCTGGAGGACCCCCCCCTGGAGGACCCCGATGGGTGGGACGACGACTGGGGCAGCCTGGAG GACATGGAGCTGCCCCGGAGCCCCCCCGCGAGCAGCCAAGAGGACGGAAGgccccccccacagccccccacccctgccccaccagacccaccccccactgcccctccccccactgcccctcccCCTGCCGGGGAGGGcgaggaaggggagggggagtggggggtggggggggagtggggcACCGAGGACGCCTGGGAGGCGCTGCCCAGCCAGCAGG ggcccccccatgacccccgtgcgccccccatgacccccgtgcgccccccagggcccccccatgacccccgtgcgccccccatgacccccgtgcgccccccagggcccccccatgacccccgtgcgcccccccatgacccccgtgcgccccccagggcccccccatga
- the SCYL1 gene encoding N-terminal kinase-like protein isoform X4: protein MWLFSRDPVRDFPFELGSPDADPAPAPAPAPAPLWRLLRGRRKADGAPVSVFAHSLGTGDAAATPLARAALRRLRSLRHPNILSYLDSLETEQCLYLVTEAVTPLRRHLRLQPPTGDLGEQEVAWGLHQLLTALSFLGGSGLVHHALGLDAVFVDPGGDWKLGGLERVAATSEGVPPRPPGVTPQPQDPPELSDPSRGQGEPWAGDMWRLGCLIWEVFNGPLPRPGALRSFGKLPAGLVPPFCELVAAEPSARPGPEQLLQRLQRPGAFLDCPLVHTGLFLEQFQVRDPSERRSFLQELSGRLDALPGAFRRHKLLPRLLAALEFGGADASALPPLLKVAKALDPPEYQARIVPVIVRLFSSPDRALRMQLLQQLEDYVEFLPEATVDAQIFPHVAHGFLDTNPAIREQTVKSMVLLAPKLGEGRRGQDLPRLLLRVQVGDALGPLRCNATLCLGRLGPLLPAQAFRAIRSFLDELEAAAEAKGAPEGEPPSAATAPGGPGGGSGGLGAAVSWAVTGVTSLTARLMGTEAGPPPQAPLQTPAEGPPAPPKEPPPEEPPLEDPPLEDPDGWDDDWGSLEDMELPRSPPASSQEDGRPPPQPPTPAPPDPPPTAPPPTAPPPAGEGEEGEGEWGVGGEWGTEDAWEALPSQQGPPHDPRAPPMTPVRPPGPPHDPRAPPMTPVRPPGPPHDPRAPPHDPRAPPRAPP from the exons atGTGGCTCTTCTCCCGGGACCCGGTGCGGGATTTCCCCTTCGAGCTGGGCTCGCCCGACGCGgacccggccccggccccggccccggccccggccccgctctgGCGGCTGCTGCGGGGGCGGCGGAAG GCGGACGGGGCGCCGGTGTCGGTCTTCGCCCACAGCCTGGGGACGGGGGACGCGGCTGCCACCCCCCTGGCCCGGGCAGCCCTGCGGCGCCTGCGCAGCCTGCGGCACCCCAACATCCTCAGCTACCTCGACAGCCTGGAG ACAGAGCAGTGCCTGTACCTGGTGACGGAGGCGGTGACGCCGCTGCGGCGGCACCTGCGGCTGCAGCCCCCGACGGGCGacctgggggagcaggaggtggcCTGGGGGCTGCACCAGCTCCTG ACGGCGCTGTCCTTCCTGGGGGGCTCGGGGCTGGTGCACCACGCGCTGGGGCTCGACGCCGTCTTCGTCGACCCGGGGGGCGACTGGAAGCTGGGGGGGCTCGAGCGGGTGGCGGCCACCAGCGAGGGggtccccccccggccccccggcgtgaccccccagccccaggacccccccgAGCTCAGCGACCCCTCGCGAGGGCAGGGTGAGCCCTG ggcgggggACATGTGGCGCCTGGGCTGCCTCATCTGGGAGGTCTTCAACGGgcccctcccccggcccggggccCTGCGCAGCTTCGGCAAG ctgccGGCGGGGCTGGTCCCCCCCTTCTGTGAGCTGGTGGCCGCGGAGCCGTCGGcgcggccggggccggagcagctcctgcagcgCCTGCAGCGCCCGGGGGCCTTCCTCGACTGCCCCCTCGTCCACACCGGCCTCTTCCTCGAGCAGTTCCAG GTGCGGGACCCCTCGGAGCGCCGGAGCTTCCTGCAGGAGCTGAGCGGCCGCCTCGACGCCCTCCCCGGCGCCTTCCGCCGCCACAAGCTGCTGCCGCGGCTGCTGGCGGCCCTCGAGTTCGGGGGCGCCGACGCCAGCGCCCTGCCGCCCCTCCTCAAG GTGGCGAAGGCGCTGGACCCCCCCGAGTACCAGGCGCGGATCGTCCCCGTCATCGTCCGCCTCTTCTCCTCCCCGGACCGGGCGCTGCgcatgcagctgctgcagcag CTCGAGGACTACGTGGAGTTCCTGCCCGAGGCGACGGTGGACGCCCAGATCTTCCCCCACGTCGCCCACGGGTTCCTCGACACCAACCCCGCCATCCGCGAGCAGACCGTCAAG TCGATGGTGCTGCTGGCACCCAAGCTGGGGGAGGGGCGCCGGGGGCAGGACCTGCcgcggctgctgctgcgggtGCAGGTGGGCGACGCGCTGGGACCCCTGCGCTGCAACGCCACCCTCTGCCTGGGGCGCCTGGGCCCCCTCCTGCCCGCCCAG GCTTTCCGGGCGATCCGCAGCTTCCTGGAtgagctggaggcagctgccGAAGCCAAGGGGGCTCCAGAGGGGG agccccccagcgCCGCCACCGCCCCAGGGGGTCCGGGCGGGGGttcgggggggctgggggccgccGTGTCCTGGGCTGTCACTGGCGTCACCTCCCTGACGGCACGACTGATGGGGACAGaggccgggccccccccccaggcccccctgCAGACCCCTGCCGAggggcccccagcccccccaaaag AGCCTCCCCCCGAGGAGCCCCCCCTGGAGGACCCCCCCCTGGAGGACCCCGATGGGTGGGACGACGACTGGGGCAGCCTGGAG GACATGGAGCTGCCCCGGAGCCCCCCCGCGAGCAGCCAAGAGGACGGAAGgccccccccacagccccccacccctgccccaccagacccaccccccactgcccctccccccactgcccctcccCCTGCCGGGGAGGGcgaggaaggggagggggagtggggggtggggggggagtggggcACCGAGGACGCCTGGGAGGCGCTGCCCAGCCAGCAGG ggcccccccatgacccccgtgcgccccccatgacccccgtgcgccccccagggcccccccatgacccccgtgcgccccccatgacccccgtgcgccccccagggcccccccatgacccccgtgcgcccccccatgacccccgtgcgccccccagggcccccccatga
- the SCYL1 gene encoding N-terminal kinase-like protein isoform X2: MWLFSRDPVRDFPFELGSPDADPAPAPAPAPAPLWRLLRGRRKADGAPVSVFAHSLGTGDAAATPLARAALRRLRSLRHPNILSYLDSLETEQCLYLVTEAVTPLRRHLRLQPPTGDLGEQEVAWGLHQLLTALSFLGGSGLVHHALGLDAVFVDPGGDWKLGGLERVAATSEGVPPRPPGVTPQPQDPPELSDPSRGQGEPWAGDMWRLGCLIWEVFNGPLPRPGALRSFGKLPAGLVPPFCELVAAEPSARPGPEQLLQRLQRPGAFLDCPLVHTGLFLEQFQVRDPSERRSFLQELSGRLDALPGAFRRHKLLPRLLAALEFGGADASALPPLLKVAKALDPPEYQARIVPVIVRLFSSPDRALRMQLLQQLEDYVEFLPEATVDAQIFPHVAHGFLDTNPAIREQTVKSMVLLAPKLGEGRRGQDLPRLLLRVQVGDALGPLRCNATLCLGRLGPLLPAQTRQRVLAPALARATRDPFAPARAAAVAAFAATHGCYSPRECAGRVLPALCGLTVDPHPGVRQQAFRAIRSFLDELEAAAEAKGAPEGEPPSAATAPGGPGGGSGGLGAAVSWAVTGVTSLTARLMGTEAGPPPQAPLQTPAEGPPAPPKEPPPEEPPLEDPPLEDPDGWDDDWGSLEDMELPRSPPASSQEDGRPPPQPPTPAPPDPPPTAPPPTAPPPAGEGEEGEGEWGVGGEWGTEDAWEALPSQQGPPPGSGRRPREQQRRRELEAKRRGGPRGPPKPGPAKLGARKLD, translated from the exons atGTGGCTCTTCTCCCGGGACCCGGTGCGGGATTTCCCCTTCGAGCTGGGCTCGCCCGACGCGgacccggccccggccccggccccggccccggccccgctctgGCGGCTGCTGCGGGGGCGGCGGAAG GCGGACGGGGCGCCGGTGTCGGTCTTCGCCCACAGCCTGGGGACGGGGGACGCGGCTGCCACCCCCCTGGCCCGGGCAGCCCTGCGGCGCCTGCGCAGCCTGCGGCACCCCAACATCCTCAGCTACCTCGACAGCCTGGAG ACAGAGCAGTGCCTGTACCTGGTGACGGAGGCGGTGACGCCGCTGCGGCGGCACCTGCGGCTGCAGCCCCCGACGGGCGacctgggggagcaggaggtggcCTGGGGGCTGCACCAGCTCCTG ACGGCGCTGTCCTTCCTGGGGGGCTCGGGGCTGGTGCACCACGCGCTGGGGCTCGACGCCGTCTTCGTCGACCCGGGGGGCGACTGGAAGCTGGGGGGGCTCGAGCGGGTGGCGGCCACCAGCGAGGGggtccccccccggccccccggcgtgaccccccagccccaggacccccccgAGCTCAGCGACCCCTCGCGAGGGCAGGGTGAGCCCTG ggcgggggACATGTGGCGCCTGGGCTGCCTCATCTGGGAGGTCTTCAACGGgcccctcccccggcccggggccCTGCGCAGCTTCGGCAAG ctgccGGCGGGGCTGGTCCCCCCCTTCTGTGAGCTGGTGGCCGCGGAGCCGTCGGcgcggccggggccggagcagctcctgcagcgCCTGCAGCGCCCGGGGGCCTTCCTCGACTGCCCCCTCGTCCACACCGGCCTCTTCCTCGAGCAGTTCCAG GTGCGGGACCCCTCGGAGCGCCGGAGCTTCCTGCAGGAGCTGAGCGGCCGCCTCGACGCCCTCCCCGGCGCCTTCCGCCGCCACAAGCTGCTGCCGCGGCTGCTGGCGGCCCTCGAGTTCGGGGGCGCCGACGCCAGCGCCCTGCCGCCCCTCCTCAAG GTGGCGAAGGCGCTGGACCCCCCCGAGTACCAGGCGCGGATCGTCCCCGTCATCGTCCGCCTCTTCTCCTCCCCGGACCGGGCGCTGCgcatgcagctgctgcagcag CTCGAGGACTACGTGGAGTTCCTGCCCGAGGCGACGGTGGACGCCCAGATCTTCCCCCACGTCGCCCACGGGTTCCTCGACACCAACCCCGCCATCCGCGAGCAGACCGTCAAG TCGATGGTGCTGCTGGCACCCAAGCTGGGGGAGGGGCGCCGGGGGCAGGACCTGCcgcggctgctgctgcgggtGCAGGTGGGCGACGCGCTGGGACCCCTGCGCTGCAACGCCACCCTCTGCCTGGGGCGCCTGGGCCCCCTCCTGCCCGCCCAG ACCCGGCAGCGGGTGCTGGCCCCCGCCCTGGCGCGGGCGACGCGGGACCCCTTCGCCCCGGCGCGGGCGGCCGCCGTCGCCGCCTTCGCCGCCACCCATGGGTGCTACTCGCCGCGGGAGTGCGCGGGGAGGGTCCTGCCCGCCCTCTGCGGGCTCACCGTGGACCCCCACCCCGGCGTGCGGCAGCAG GCTTTCCGGGCGATCCGCAGCTTCCTGGAtgagctggaggcagctgccGAAGCCAAGGGGGCTCCAGAGGGGG agccccccagcgCCGCCACCGCCCCAGGGGGTCCGGGCGGGGGttcgggggggctgggggccgccGTGTCCTGGGCTGTCACTGGCGTCACCTCCCTGACGGCACGACTGATGGGGACAGaggccgggccccccccccaggcccccctgCAGACCCCTGCCGAggggcccccagcccccccaaaag AGCCTCCCCCCGAGGAGCCCCCCCTGGAGGACCCCCCCCTGGAGGACCCCGATGGGTGGGACGACGACTGGGGCAGCCTGGAG GACATGGAGCTGCCCCGGAGCCCCCCCGCGAGCAGCCAAGAGGACGGAAGgccccccccacagccccccacccctgccccaccagacccaccccccactgcccctccccccactgcccctcccCCTGCCGGGGAGGGcgaggaaggggagggggagtggggggtggggggggagtggggcACCGAGGACGCCTGGGAGGCGCTGCCCAGCCAGCAGG ggccccccccgggctcgggccggcggccgcgggagcagcagcggcggcgggagctGGAGGCCAAAcgccgggggggtccccggggcccccccaaaccGGGACCCGCCAAACTGGGGGCGCGGAAGCTCGACtga